A window from Candidatus Krumholzibacteriota bacterium encodes these proteins:
- a CDS encoding SLBB domain-containing protein, with the protein MKLQQTRMALILAATVFLLGLAGPVVAQVRLRVGDRLELVVPQRRELARSLVIAENGAVTIPIVGDVILQGLTVEQARSTILRRLQEIYPSVADVGLTLVGEEARRIVYVHGAVLSPGKYDFADAPNVWEAIREAGGTQTNAALDAVRIVRADEEGTPTEVVDIGRAIEMGTLESLPELRPGDTVIVPEIAVPYAGSGSVRVIGAVVTPAPYNLAGEKRLVDAILAAGGPTENADLSRVKVIRRAPGGTTMTIAVDFRKYLEEGDQRHNPEIREADVVSVPLQNNYLRVIFTDPRFLITLLASAATIIAVLAR; encoded by the coding sequence ATGAAGCTGCAACAGACGCGAATGGCACTGATTCTCGCGGCGACCGTTTTCCTGCTCGGCCTCGCGGGACCCGTGGTCGCGCAGGTCCGCCTGCGTGTCGGCGACAGACTCGAACTCGTCGTGCCGCAGCGCCGCGAACTCGCGAGAAGCCTGGTGATCGCCGAGAACGGCGCCGTGACGATCCCGATCGTCGGCGACGTCATCCTGCAGGGATTGACGGTCGAACAGGCCCGTTCGACCATACTCCGGCGGCTGCAGGAGATCTACCCGAGCGTCGCGGATGTCGGACTCACGCTCGTCGGCGAGGAGGCGCGGCGGATCGTCTACGTCCACGGGGCGGTTCTGAGCCCTGGAAAATACGATTTCGCGGACGCGCCGAACGTCTGGGAGGCGATCCGCGAGGCGGGAGGAACCCAGACGAACGCGGCGCTCGATGCCGTGCGAATCGTGAGGGCCGACGAGGAGGGAACGCCCACCGAAGTCGTGGACATCGGCCGCGCCATCGAGATGGGGACGCTCGAGAGCCTGCCGGAACTGCGTCCGGGCGACACGGTGATCGTCCCGGAAATCGCCGTTCCGTACGCGGGCTCGGGTTCGGTCCGCGTCATCGGGGCGGTCGTGACGCCGGCGCCCTACAACCTGGCCGGCGAGAAGCGGCTCGTCGACGCGATACTCGCAGCCGGCGGGCCGACGGAAAACGCCGACCTCTCGCGGGTGAAGGTCATCCGCCGCGCGCCGGGCGGAACCACGATGACGATCGCGGTGGATTTCAGGAAATATCTCGAGGAGGGCGACCAGCGCCACAATCCGGAGATCCGTGAAGCGGACGTCGTGAGCGTCCCGTTGCAGAACAACTACCTCCGCGTCATCTTCACCGATCCGCGGTTTCTCATCACCTTGCTCGCGTCGGCGGCGACCATCATCGCCGTCCTCGCGAGGTAG